TTTACATCTGCTTCTTTTTTGTGGCCTCAGTGTCACCTGTGGTTGTCCATTACTTTAGTATCTTTCCAGTTTTTAAAAACCTTATGCTTAAAAAAGCAAGAGCaggccatttagtccatcaaaGTGTTTTGGTTCATGAAATACAAAGATGTCACAACATTGCACCAAGATACTTTTTAAAAGGTTACATGGGTTTCTGCTTCATCTACACGATTCTGTTGTGTGTCCAGCATTCACCTTACCCTTTGTGTGAAAAAGTGCTTCATGGATTCCATCTTAAAATTCACTTCCCCATATTTTCCAGTAGGTATGCCCAGGTATGTGATTTGTAGAttagctgaaagaattcttcctctttattttttattgctacTTTTAAATAAGAACTAATAAGAAAATACTGAATTTAACTGAACATATTGCAGTTGCTTTATGATTTGCATGTTAACAATGTAACAGTGACCACTTCACATTTTCATATGTCACGGAAAATAAGCAGTACAGGAGAGAGAGTCAATCATTCTTCCAAAAAACAGAATGCATGAAATCCTAAATATACAGGTATTCAAGATAAcacaaataatttatattatGTTCATGGAACTACTGAATCACTGTACCTTATTATTTAATAAAGTCTTCGTACCAATTCTCTTACTAGAACAAGGTCTATAAacgatttaaatataaaataaaatcttatttttttccctAAGGCAATACTTATAAAAGGAAAtagctgaataataaaaaaaaattacattttaaaggaaaaaaaaatctttgttaagaGTTAGCCCACCACACACACCAACCTGGAGGGTTTTGGAGCTCTGCATTCCTTCCTTGGCATATAGTTCAGAGCAATTATATGCCTTATCTTCTTTATCTTGTGGATATTCTGGAAACATTCTTCGATTTCATTCCCTTGGAGGATATAGGTTACATAAAACAGCTACATTAGTTgtggtatttttttgtttcatatgtCTTTTGATTGTGTGAGCTGCACCTATGGAAGCGcacttttcagatttttatgTGAGGAGAGCAGTGTTGAGATGTGCATTGCATGTCTGTGAATAAATTAGTGTGGTGTGACCATGAGTATATTTACATGCACACAGAAAACCAAGATGAGTTGTGTAAACTGGTtaaaggcagaaacctggtttcttaaaaactcCCTGTTTACATCTGCGAGTCCTCTTATGGAGTTCTCATTTGACAAAACAATCTAATGTCCTAAAAATACactaaagaaagattaaaatcaTAAATGGCTGCCATGAATCAGAAAACAAGCATGGAGCCTGTGTCTCtagagattgtgctgctgagcttagcactgtacattcagctcatcaacataaatccAGTGCTTTCTGAAATATTGATGCACATTATTTCACACAGGAGATGGAATAATGCATTCACATGAGCActttcctcaggaaatgtatctttaTAGATGCTTCCACCATTTTCTATCCATGGCTGCAAAAGCATGTGCATGCTAACAGAGTGGAATGGACACGCGACGACTACAAAATGCTAACTGCCACCCAATTAAGGTGTATATATGACTGTATAACTAGGTTACTTGAAGAGAAATCTCCATGTGTTAACCCCagtttctctaactggaataagggtATACAAGGCATTTTTTCAAACCATGTTTCTATACATATCTGGATTATTAAAGCacgcataaacacacacattgacagaagaaataagtggacaatGATATGCGATCTCTTTCATCATACAAATACCCAGGAAAGTACCTTTGACATATTTTGAGAAACTTTTATCCAATTCATGGTTGTAAGGGGCCAGAGATTTCCCATTGGTAGATGGACATAAAACAGAAGCAGCCCTTTATTGAGCATCATTCCATAGTATTCACATAACCCCACTCTCTCAATATTAGACAAATTTAGAGACAGCAAATAATctacatgcacatcttttaaaTACAGGAGAAAAACCCATCCACATACAAGTAGAATGTGCAGACTGAACTACACAGTGTTTGAAATCCAGATTTCTGGAGCTAAACACTGTTATCAGTGTACCTTTGTAATTTAGGGCAATATATCCCAAttaaaagagaaactgaaatgATTTATCTGGTCAATTGGCATGTTCTCCCATTTATGTTTGTAaagttgtttaattaaaaaacaccTAATTATTGTTAACCATTCTTGAAAATTACCCAAAAATTAAGCCACCGTGgatataatttttaaacacaaattttCTCCAAATAAAAAGAGCAGtctaaaacaacaaaaggaaagttaggctatcattttaatatacaaaaaagaaacagaaaccagTGGtccaataaatcaaaacaaaataaaggaataCTTAATAACTTAATCAACCAAAATggatttcagaaaataaaaaggccagatgagattttttttttttaaattacaatctTGTTTTATAAGAGATGAAAATGTTATACACATTTAACATGGCAtcttacaaaaattaaattgtcGGACacctaaaaaatataaagtaccCAAGGCTAGTCCAGGATGCAGTGTTTGAAGGACAAATTATTCAGTGCCACTCTATgcttaatacaaaaaatatgacTGCCTCCATTCCATATTTGTTTTgttcaattatttttcatttttatttttttttaacactttctgAGAACATTAGACATGACTACAAATTTTAATCCCCATACCATTTTCTGAAGTTCAAGATAAACCAGCTCCCAATTTAAATATGCTAAACAAACCACCCATGTGCTAACACATGTATACACTAAAGTTTccaacaaaaaaatgaaggaaaaaaaattactctCATCAACATAACATCAGATATGCTCACAGAATACTTCTGGACTGAAGCACAAGCTCGTCGTCACTTTACATGACACATTAGGTGCACAGGATCCATCAGATGAATTAAGATAAACAGACATTTATTTCATTGTGATTGTTTGCTCATGGTTTACATTCCACGATTTCAAATTTGATCAGAATTGTACATGGTTTAGGCTcagtgacaagatatacagtatatttattcatttctatTGAAAAGTGTTCTTTTTATCGTTAGAAAAATTACTTCAAAATATATCCTCCCGTGTtctgttttaaaacaaaatgtaaaaaataaattaggtagttaaaaaaaaaaagtcacatttaaaaaacagatcGCTCTGGTCCCATCAAATTTATTTATGCTGTTCTtgatccattattattattattactaatattattgCTAATCTTGCGAAAGTTTGGATCGTTTTTTTCAAGCCACAGTTCAGCCAGCTGCTGTGTTGAGCCATATGATGATGCTTTTGATCCCAAGCACATTTTGTACTGTTTTGGATCAAGATTAGGGTCACATAAGACAGGATGATGAACATGTACAATACCAACATCGGTACTCCTAAATGGCGTTATGCCAAGCTGAACAAATTTGTTGTAAAGGTCCACATCTTCTAAGCCCCATCCTTTTATTGAAACATCAAATCCTCCAGCTCGAATCATGTCCTGTTTGTAAACACAGGTGATTCCAAACCCAAAGTGTCTCCACTGTCCAGTTTTAGGAGTGAAAACATAATGATTTTCACTAGGAACCTTACCAGGATATACTACTTTTGGGTCATACTGACTAAAAATTATTGGAAAATAAGCTTGGCTGCCTAATACAGCATTGCTTCGACATCTCCTCAGGAAATCAGATGTAAATAGCAAATCAACATCACAGTAAAAAAGCAAAGAATCGTTAGAAAAGTGAGAGGAGCCAACTTCAAGAGCTACAGCTCGGGAAAATGGCCCCGACACTGGTCGTAGCTCTAGGTCAGCCTTGGGATACTTATGGTGATATTCTCTCATCAGTTCAATTTGTTTCATCCTTTCAGTATTGTTATCTGTGCTGAAAAGCAGTATAAGCAGCTTGACATTTTGGTTTGGGATGAGGCAGGTTTTTTCAAAGTTTACCATGAATCTGACAAAAATTTCATAGCGACCAGAAAGTGGCACCAAGATGTTGATTGTCTTCTCTTTGGGTTCCTTAAAATCCATGTTTGAACTGCTAAGTTTAAAGGGAACCAGCATCTTTAAAGAATTGGACAAAAATGATAAGGATCCTGTGTCTTGGTTAATTCGTGTGGCCAGCTCTTTGGCATCTAtctcatcttcctctttaaaCTGGATTTTACTGAATGTCTGTTGCAAGTATGCATGTCTTCTTACTGGCACGGTCATTGCCTTACCTTTGTGCTTCTTGTATAATAGAAGCAGGTCAAGGACATATTCTGCTCCAAATACAGGATTAACTCTTCGATAACCATACTGGATCTCCTTAAAGTCAATGACCCTTCCTCTGGTTTTGGCATTAGCATTGATCATTTCCATAACCTGCATGATAATGTCATCTAAAGCAATCTTCTGAGAAAAATCCATACCTCTTCGGGGAGGTTGTCCATCAAC
The Erpetoichthys calabaricus chromosome 17, fErpCal1.3, whole genome shotgun sequence genome window above contains:
- the chsy1 gene encoding chondroitin sulfate synthase 1 encodes the protein MAGRSRRAWFSVLLGLVVGFTLASRLILPRATDLKKIAYKRRVNTGSCGALGSLRRDVLGWPSRDSPARTSAEPLPRSRNFLYVGVMTAQKYLDTRALAAYRTWAQTIPGKVEFFSSEGSDLSIPIPIVALKNVDDSYPPQKKSFMMLKYMHDHYLNQYEWFMRADDDVYIKSDRLENFLRSLNSSEPIFLGQTGMGARDELGKLALEPGENFCMGGPGVIMSREVLRQMVPHIKECLQEMYTTHEDVEVGRCVRRFAGVQCVWSYEMQQLFYENYEPTKKGYITDLHNSKIHKAITLHPNKNPPYQYRLHSYMLSRKIAELRHRTIQLHREIVQMGKYSGTEVRKDDVQLGIPPSFMRFHPHLREDILEWEFLTGKYIYSAVDGQPPRRGMDFSQKIALDDIIMQVMEMINANAKTRGRVIDFKEIQYGYRRVNPVFGAEYVLDLLLLYKKHKGKAMTVPVRRHAYLQQTFSKIQFKEEDEIDAKELATRINQDTGSLSFLSNSLKMLVPFKLSSSNMDFKEPKEKTINILVPLSGRYEIFVRFMVNFEKTCLIPNQNVKLLILLFSTDNNTERMKQIELMREYHHKYPKADLELRPVSGPFSRAVALEVGSSHFSNDSLLFYCDVDLLFTSDFLRRCRSNAVLGSQAYFPIIFSQYDPKVVYPGKVPSENHYVFTPKTGQWRHFGFGITCVYKQDMIRAGGFDVSIKGWGLEDVDLYNKFVQLGITPFRSTDVGIVHVHHPVLCDPNLDPKQYKMCLGSKASSYGSTQQLAELWLEKNDPNFRKISNNISNNNNNGSRTA